In Metopolophium dirhodum isolate CAU chromosome 5, ASM1992520v1, whole genome shotgun sequence, the sequence tttatgtttaaaaaagttagaGAAATATTAGTTAAGTAACTATAAGTTACTGATAAAACTGATAAACGATTTATAGTAAGGTTTCAATATGGTTTTATGAgtacaatgaaaaatgaatgaCTGAAACTAATTTTTAGTGCGTGTATTAAAATAGCAACACAAATATATACACAATGCATTgcatatggtattatattatagtcgaaACACTTTTATTAATGGATATTTATACTgctaaatatatagtttaaaattacttctaacaattttataatcacgataaatcatacaataacagaaatataaaaattttgagTTAATCTGTTATTAAATACCaacactttttattatttaatacctaaacatattatataatatctatatacattaAACCTATTGGAAGGACATGTTtcatcaattttgattttatatatttttttttatttaaatttaccaaacgcattttaaatttttaagaaaacattATCGTTTACGTACcacaatataaatacctatatttagttaataataattaaatgtatacttcttattgtattttaacaacTTCTCACTATGTTtacgataaatataaattgaatacatttcatcgaaaatatttcgatttaagaaaattttttagacccaatttagtttttttttttaatgaaacaacaaaattaaaaggggaaaaaattaaaatttttattattaagaatatattatatagaaataacacacctatgatttttatttagggaaaataatatagagcatctatatttaagataaaaatgattgttttctcattatacctatgcatttataatttcttgtctcattttaagttatttatgttcaatagttatttctatattaaaaaaaaaaatcaacccaatgttattatacatttaacttTTCAACAGTGTATTCCTTTGTAATGTAATGGTACAAGATACGGAGgtgactattaaaatatttataaagttatcgtaattttaaaacaaattacaagataacaatttatatttcataataagaCGACGGttagaagattttttttttgatatgtgTCAAATTATTGGCGGGGGgggcgtaaaaataaaaaacccttCTTATAAAAAGAGAGAGTAATATACTGAGATGGATCTTATTTTCACAGAATATCCGTGGCTtaaattacagtaaaattatGAACAGTGCAAGGAATTAATAGAGTTCAAATAATTATAGTGCgtagaaaaaaaccaaaaaattgacACTTTGTACGTCACCCAGCGGGGGAGGGGAGGGGACCAAATGACCTTTTTAATAAAcgacctattatattattataaggggTGCCGGCGCCTCGAGAAGTTTACCCCCCTCGTAGATCATCGGGGTCGGTGGCAATACAATATCATAGTtgatagtattataggtacatttgtgcacgacatttattttgtttctagaTTTTTTTCAGGGGGGGTGGCCCTAAACCGCGTCGGCGGTTCGTGCAGCAGATCAGCGTGTGCCCAAGCTGGCCAATATGAGCGACGCCTGTTCGTCTACCGACCGGCTGGGCTGGAACGTGAGGTTCGGTATCTTCTTGCCGATGCCACCGCCGCCGGTAATCTTGTTCCTGCGGTTCCTGTTCAGATCATGCGGTGTCAGCGGTTCGTCCATCAGCCGCAGGATGTGAGTCTGGTCTGAGCTGTCGATGGGCGCCACTGAAATATCCCTGACGGCTCGGAACCGGCCGCAGTTGTTCAGGTGTTCGTTCTCCAGCCGGAAGAAATTCCAAACGAATCTTCTGCGTTGtacacataacataatattataaacatatagtacgaaatatacaaatattataaaaaataacgggaaaatTCGTTGATCCATATACGGGCGCGATAAATGATATTGACAGCTTTTGATAGAAAAGACAGGCTAATACATATGTATCATTAATTATTCGTGTTTTTTATAGACCAtcagttaggtaggtactgaacGCGTGTATAGTAAGtaccaattatatattattattgtggtttttaatttttttttatcgatattggTAATTTGTGCAGCCACACGCGTCCAATCAATGTCTTTTTAAACGTTGATTCTACAACTACGACGTGAATTTGTTTTGGAAAATTCTTCTCATTATGTACTATACCTACACAATTATTACATATACCATGATCACAACGTCTGCTTCATAACCACAacgtttttaatgaaataataaaatacaattaatagatGAGTAAGTATAAGCAAATTgctgaatataaaataactcaaatagTTTTCCTATAGCATAATAAATCGTAGTTTCGAAGAAAAaggttgaaaaacaaaaaatataatttattataaccacGATGACCAtacaaattcttaaaaataatgagtaggaaaaatattaatagtaatttaatttttacagattcgtcatgatttttatttttcattgctCTAGAGacacttaaaatgtaaaaaaaatgtatttgaaataagtgactaattttatttcttaacgTGTAGGCGGGTAGAATACTAGCTAGCagcgtacctatacctatttgaaaacaaaagaaaaaattgcatattacctagctatttaaaaaaagattttacgcatcgacaaacaaaaaatacataaataaatttaatttaagcaatcaaaatatgttttataagaataatatgattatattttaaacattttaaatgtttatctgCTCACACTAAATAAATGCATACGCACTGATGCATTAATTGCATGTTAagcaataatacattaataaaccactaaaataataattattattgtgttaatataaatatttgaaacgaAACAAGTAAACTTTTTGTTTTCTGAtcctatttattatgtaatatacaatcCAAAAACTTACACTAACgatattaaaatctattatagAATATCGAAACAATATTGGAAATTTGTATGCACTCGATTAATTTCAcggattaaatttaattataatttattgaccgATTAAATTTTTTACCAGCGAAAATAATTGTCAATGTTAATGGTTTTCTTCTTTTTGACCGTATTATAGACGAAGAgtatacatttaagtatttaactaataatacaatattacaaataacaatactacaataaattaatgagTACATAAGGTTTATAATATCGATATGATATATCTGACTATGATTTGAGATCCTAAAAATGAATTCTCCCTATTTATTCTCgcattcaattatatttatttattaattaactttttttttttttaccttgtaATCTCAGTAGTAAGTGCCTactcttatatttattttttcaatgcaAGAtagtaaatatagttataatgataatataataaaaaatatcaattattccGGAACATAAAGTGAAACTGAATACTTATCTTTGATTTTGGACTTTAAAaggcaattatttattatgagcAAAAATACACAATACGAGTATTCAAGGCCGAAACACTTGtatgatatattgtataattttattaattattaatattaagtgttttaaacagaatttaatgaaaaagtgtacgatacaatacattttaccttgggaatttaataaatacattttagtatatatCCATTGATTGATTCTATTattgatttgaaataatatgaatGATATCCCAACAGTTAACTTAGTGCGCTACATGCCTACATTGGACTTCAGCGTAATGAATAAGCAAATCGattggattttaataatttcaaaattctttCAACTGTCATTAAATACTCCTAATACCTTATAGCCTATACTTCATATAAGTAAATGagttataggtaattaaataaatcatgcAGTAGGTACTTCAATAATTAATCGCGTTTTAAGTTAATAGATTACTACGGAACTTGAGATATGCGAATGTATACACAAAATCGGTTTTAccgttaaattaaattataatggtcTTTAAACTGTTTCAGAATATATCagctaattataattaaaacaatattcaacTGTAACCAACATTTAAGAtgctataacttatataatgaCACAACATGGTAAACTAACCTCATTACTTCGAGAGGCGACAGAATGGATACCATTAAGTCACCATGAACATAGCCCATTTCGGTTAGAGACATTGACAGCGCCCAACCGAAACGTAAGACAAAATCTTCGACGATCGCGATGTAGTAAAAtgcctgaaaataaaatataattcatattataagccattgtaaaatgtaaaatatatatctttaGCGTTAAGACTTAAGTTAAACATCATACGTCCCGACAtttaaacatgataataattgcattttctatCCAATTTGTATCCAAAAATGATTCCAATTGTTCCATTACAAACAAAAACATGAATGTATAAGCGACAATTCGTGggcagtaaaataataaaactagaaAGAGTATTTAGGCGATAAATTGCCTACAGTCGTTCAATCAAAAtcgttataaaaatgaaatcacattattataacactttaagccactaaaataaaatgtatatttttataatatattcattatattatccTTCTGATCCTCTCCATCAAGAATTCAATAAAACGCCACTAAGTCACTAGTCTATAATGCGTTTaatagatgtataataatattataaattataggttaaGGCTTAGTTGTGTTGGAAATTCGAATTGTGTAgcgtattgtatttattaatttaaattgggAATTTTCAACAATTACGTAAAACCGTAATTTATTgtgaattatgataattatcGGTTAACAACGTTCTATCTTGTACAACCAAAAGGCAAAGGTACTCATTAATACGAACATTGCAGGTACATAACACTTTATGTGTACTAACAATGAGTAACACGCATTAAGTACATCAAACACACCGTTTTTAacccataaatattatattatgacgtattttGTGGAACACTTTTAGTGCAATTAAACACAAATGACGGAGCAATGACGAAAAATGCAAAAATGGACAATTGCAATGCCTATAGTATTTATTCTAGATCCTACGACCAGGGTTTTGTTTAACTGTTTGGTTAAACGTCTATTGGTCCAATACTCAATGGTCttacaacgatataatatatttctgttattattttatgtgtaaacGTCTATACGCACCCCTCCCAGAAAATGTATGTCTATGCAAACTTAATATCGTGCAAGCAAACGCGTTACCACAACCCTAAAGGTGGCTCGCGCCTGGATTTAATTTTCGCTCAccaaaatcaattatttgttgtataaattgTTGCCATTGAAAATTGATTGCAgattatattactatagctgGTCTCAaaaggattaaaaattaatttgatttaaaaacgttttgaGTTATTCAGGTAACACTTCAAATACAACTTATAAACACCTTTAGTGGCAAGAAAaaaattcgagttatcgaggtttTCGAGTCATTGAGGTTTGAGTTATCGCAACTCGACTGTATAATAGAAACataaagcattttttttcatttttattttttttgtataaaatatataaccagAAAAGCGTTAAGATATtttcgaaaagaaaaaaattaccgtTCACAAATTACGTAGCTCACAAATTGTctcttatagtacctaccttccTACCTGCaacctacctatactatatgATACATAAATACTTAGTTTACGTACggctataataaacaaattattctgTTAGgtttggtataaaataaaaaaacatcaaaaatcaAGACCGGCTCAAACTCGTATTtcacaaataaaacattaaatccGTCGACTGCGAGAAATGCGCATCATAATAATACCAGTTTTGAGTTTAGTATAACTTACCGTCGACGAATACACGATTTCTTCACGAAGGAATCTGTTCTCACCGGCGTTCCGGTCAAATAGTCCCCAGTCCATTTTTAAATCCCATATATAAGAATACAGCGAGCTGAATATGGATGCTGATATCCACAGGTAGAAGTACACGCTAGGATCTTCTTCGGGGTTATTctctatatgaataataaaaaaaaaatcaacgacGGTTAATAACGCGTTTAAACTTTAatcgattatatattatatatttatgtatattataatacagcctGGAGTGACGcgataattttcataatagcTTTAACAAACCGGTAAGTTTtagttgagtttttttttaagaaaagttGCTAACTTTTTTGAACCTCGTCCCCGaacatatgattattataacttccagaaaaaattagttattttttcaaaaagtataataaactgTTTCGACATTTTTTGagggaaattatatttacatctaTTACCTACATTGTCATAAATTGTTTTCACCCGTATATTAGTCAGTGAAATCACTGTTgacattaagttaaaaaaattttactttctaGCTACGgttgaaaattatagttaaaaaaattgatttttaatttcggtCGTATCAAAAAATAAGatgataatataacgtatacaaATTTCGCAacaggtatattaaaatattatgattactgTCGGTCGTCGACGCATGCGAGTGCGTAGTTCGTCTTACTTGCGTATTGAAGGTTTAGAAATGAGAACGTTATCACGAAGAAGGTAGTTGCGTACTTGGCGGCGTTGGCCAAGTGAGGAAACGCTTCCCGCGAGTCCCGGTACCTTCTCAGGCACTGCATGAACCGGAACCAAGCGGGCAGACAGGCGACGAACGGCCGCAATAGCCACACGCGTTCCACGCACTTGCTGCCGTCTATATCGATTGCTGTACATGATATAAGAAACGACGTAAAGGTGTGTCAGGTTGGAAACTATTGCTTTCtatgttataaatatgattcacaacataataatatattacatcataatataggcACTCTATGGATTCGGGTGAATAtgtccaaacatattataatatctataccaatataggtatttcttgTTAATTCATAACTTATTAAAATCAACGAAATGGACGAAATTTCCATGAAAAAGTGTGTAATCGTTCGTATCGTTTCCATgctaaacaataaacatattatataatattacagactCTTCCGGCGTAAATTAGTGTACACACGCTTGGACATGTTTACCCGCGGACACCAcagtgcatatattatataagttataatataacactattattataatggattatattattgattccaGTATATAAACAATGACTCATATGTAATATTCATAAGTAAAGTCCGTTACTTTTATTGGACATCCACTTGTCGTTGGTCAAATAGAAGCACACGAGGTACTGAAAGTCCAGCAGCGCTGGCACCAGGCTAGTGAGTTGGTCAGCCAGCCAAAAGTCCGCGAAACCCACATAGAAGAAGGGAGCGAACAGTATGCGTACCTGCGGCACAATAAAACACGAAGTTGTTTTCAAAACCTATGCACCGTTGGCCGAGGCTTCTTCAAGTAGCGATTTAGGAGGTCCAATGTGATATTTGGGTACGTGTTGCGATTGTTTGTAAGAAGTGCGAGTAGGTACCAACTCAATGAGCTCAAGTGGATTACGATCGTATTTGTACCTTAAATCCTCGATAATGGCTAGAAAAATGtaggtatgatattatgattacaTTTCCCTGGGATCGACATTTAGAAAATTACCCATCGGATGATTACCGAGAGTTATtagataaaattaacaataatttttctatGTGGAATGAAAcaagttttgattattttattttaaaaatataacgattTCGTAAACATTTCTGAACTCTTGTGACGCGGGAAGGTAATCAGTAGGCAATAAATTGGTTTGAATTTATTTCTGTACcctatttttcaacaaaacaaACCCCCTGAAAAAGGGAGCGATTTGGAAAAAAAagcataaacaaaaaaaaaagacccCTTCCCTTACAGCACAACATTACAAAGTCGCTTACCGCCACGCGCAGCACCCAGAATCGGGCGTCGTGCCGTAACGTCTTGGTGGGATTAAACAGGAACGCAATCATGAGCACGGCCAGGATCAGCGGGTTTATGTACGGTGGTATGTGCAGCGCCTCGCTGTACAGGAATATTAGCGCCGAACCGGCCCACACCAGACCGAAGACAGTGGCCAACTCCATGATGTGCTGCTCGGTGAGATGGTTCCTGGGGTCCAGCTCGAAGATGAGCACGTGGTTGACACCCGACGAACGCCAACAGTAGACGTTGATGCCCATCAGGAAAAGGAATATGACCAACAGCAGCGGGCCACGGTACAGTCTGACCATGACCCGCCAGTCCGTGTTCTCGTTGCTGTGAGCGATGCCTATACGaataaacggaaaaaaaatataatatggcgaCTGTAAAAATGGTTTTCCGACTTTCCCGATTTCAGAAGATACTGCAACCTATGATGGACCTATACACTCGACCCAGTACAAGTGCAGGGAATGAATTTGCTCTAGCCGATAGATTTGGGTTACgtatatgtacaatgtatttATAGTTATGAAAATGGTTgcgtattaggtatattaggtaaTGAACAATATTAGGTACTGTCAACAAGCTTATTTAGTCTCATCTTTAGATTTCCTATTGAGATGATTTTACCACATcgattcataattattatcagcAGTTTAACAcgaataaataagaatatatatatatatatatatatatatatatataaaagtcaaTTCTTGCGTGCCTGTATGTGTGTGATCCACAGCCAACGCCAAGTCTATCACACTCGTGCAATCATGGTCCTGAAATGTGATACACAGGTTATCCTATACCCGAGCA encodes:
- the LOC132945952 gene encoding solute carrier family 53 member 1-like, translating into MKFAEHLAAHITPEWRKQYISYEEMKEMLYAAIEQVPAPEQVDPDSLSRYYAKFDEKFFSFCDKELAKINTFYSEKLAEATRKFANLQSDLREAQDDKIKPKDASGNLKPVKRKILRKNTTTRKTQELKLAFSEFYLSLILLQNYQNLNYTGFRKIMKKHDKLLGSEGGSGGRWRSEVVENAHFYCNKDIDRLISETEATVTQGLEGGDRQRAMKRLRVPPLGEQQSPWITFKVGLFSGAFVVMLLAVIITGIAHSNENTDWRVMVRLYRGPLLLVIFLFLMGINVYCWRSSGVNHVLIFELDPRNHLTEQHIMELATVFGLVWAGSALIFLYSEALHIPPYINPLILAVLMIAFLFNPTKTLRHDARFWVLRVAVRILFAPFFYVGFADFWLADQLTSLVPALLDFQYLVCFYLTNDKWMSNKTIDIDGSKCVERVWLLRPFVACLPAWFRFMQCLRRYRDSREAFPHLANAAKYATTFFVITFSFLNLQYAKNNPEEDPSVYFYLWISASIFSSLYSYIWDLKMDWGLFDRNAGENRFLREEIVYSSTAFYYIAIVEDFVLRFGWALSMSLTEMGYVHGDLMVSILSPLEVMRRFVWNFFRLENEHLNNCGRFRAVRDISVAPIDSSDQTHILRLMDEPLTPHDLNRNRRNKITGGGGIGKKIPNLTFQPSRSVDEQASLILASLGTR